Proteins encoded by one window of Erwinia pyrifoliae DSM 12163:
- a CDS encoding NAD(P)/FAD-dependent oxidoreductase — protein sequence MSIKQNYDVVVLGAGILGAATAHQLTCSGLKTALLERGAPAQGCTAYSGGIVRIYHSNDYLTELAASSFKYYLDFEANTGVPASFTRTGYLYFPPVQDNTRVQEKVQQLRATVDIEWLDRQQMAEQFPTINCDEGAVYEPGAGYMAPAEVTRAFIRAATAKGATLYPGTEVYRLIRRGNKVVGVSTSQGTFTASHVVVALGPNTPAFLDKNNIPHSLWSQRIQVDIKNPRQAVAGHPAWIDDVNDLNGRPYENGQFLLGYPTHDRLFIDSVTPGSPVYSEVTSMMGQKRFSWVNEAEQCGSWSSFDCYSPAGIGAAEKIEGFISLSVLTGYSGGGFKLAPELARRITDNIIKE from the coding sequence ATGTCAATTAAGCAGAATTACGATGTGGTGGTGTTAGGAGCAGGTATTCTGGGGGCAGCCACAGCGCATCAGTTAACCTGCAGCGGCTTAAAAACTGCCTTGCTGGAGCGAGGTGCCCCGGCCCAGGGATGCACTGCTTATTCGGGGGGTATAGTTCGGATTTATCACAGTAATGATTACCTGACAGAACTTGCCGCCAGCTCATTTAAATATTACCTGGATTTTGAGGCAAATACCGGCGTTCCTGCCTCTTTCACTCGCACAGGGTATCTCTATTTTCCACCGGTACAGGATAACACCCGGGTACAAGAAAAAGTTCAGCAGCTTCGCGCAACGGTGGATATTGAATGGCTGGATCGCCAACAAATGGCTGAACAATTTCCCACCATAAATTGCGATGAAGGAGCCGTTTATGAGCCAGGGGCAGGCTATATGGCCCCGGCGGAGGTAACCCGGGCCTTTATCAGGGCGGCAACGGCGAAAGGGGCGACTCTCTATCCTGGAACCGAGGTCTACAGGCTGATCCGTCGCGGTAACAAGGTTGTTGGGGTGTCAACTTCGCAAGGCACATTTACCGCCAGCCATGTGGTGGTGGCTTTAGGACCTAACACACCTGCATTTCTTGACAAAAACAACATTCCCCATAGCTTATGGTCACAGCGCATCCAGGTTGATATTAAAAATCCCCGACAGGCGGTCGCTGGCCATCCGGCCTGGATTGATGACGTAAACGACCTCAATGGTCGCCCTTATGAAAATGGGCAATTTTTGCTGGGCTACCCAACCCACGATCGCTTATTTATTGACAGCGTGACCCCGGGCAGCCCGGTATATAGCGAGGTCACCAGTATGATGGGCCAAAAAAGATTTTCCTGGGTCAACGAAGCTGAACAATGTGGTTCCTGGTCGAGTTTTGACTGTTATTCGCCTGCGGGCATCGGTGCTGCGGAAAAAATTGAAGGTTTCATTTCACTATCTGTATTAACGGGTTATTCAGGCGGAGGGTTTAAATTGGCGCCTGAGTTAGCAAGACGCATTACTGACAACATAATTAAGGAATAA
- a CDS encoding aldolase, translating to MMTNSNVILLDCTFRDGGYYTNWNFDEDLVNIYYSAIIETDVDIMEAGYISVDASDCGRFKVENISGFNFLSVIPGKSWAAMIDSKSILCLENWHDIVIHILKKPARPVIDIIRVATKFNQLDNIDQLCNIISASGYRVALNLMQIDLACEEEVTAVFEKISSIKSIETVYLADSFGSMPPQRVAELITRLKEITSANIGFHAHNNMGMALINSMTAIQAGANWIDTTFAGMGRGAGNAATEELSELIKKPGTETPAVDVLLKRHMDKLKTTYNWGGGVLYRRAGKKKIHPTYVQFLIDADLPVDKVYTLLEKIPAASRSIFNTTLIKALINEY from the coding sequence ATGATGACTAATTCTAATGTAATTTTGTTGGATTGCACTTTCCGTGATGGTGGCTATTATACCAACTGGAATTTTGATGAAGATCTCGTCAATATTTATTATTCTGCTATTATTGAAACGGATGTTGATATTATGGAGGCAGGCTATATCTCCGTGGATGCCTCAGACTGCGGCCGCTTTAAGGTTGAAAATATATCCGGATTTAACTTCCTGTCGGTTATTCCGGGTAAGTCATGGGCCGCGATGATAGACAGTAAATCCATTCTCTGCCTGGAAAACTGGCATGATATTGTCATTCATATTCTGAAGAAACCTGCCCGGCCTGTTATAGACATTATTCGGGTGGCCACTAAATTCAACCAGCTTGATAATATTGACCAGTTATGCAATATCATTTCTGCCTCAGGTTACCGTGTAGCATTAAATTTAATGCAAATCGATCTTGCCTGCGAGGAAGAGGTGACAGCCGTTTTCGAAAAAATTTCCAGCATAAAATCAATTGAAACCGTCTATCTGGCCGATTCCTTTGGCTCAATGCCACCCCAGCGGGTAGCGGAACTTATTACTCGTTTAAAAGAAATAACATCTGCCAATATAGGATTTCACGCTCACAATAATATGGGGATGGCGCTTATCAATAGCATGACGGCCATTCAGGCTGGTGCCAACTGGATTGATACAACCTTCGCCGGAATGGGGCGCGGTGCAGGCAATGCGGCAACGGAAGAGCTTTCTGAATTGATCAAAAAACCGGGTACCGAAACGCCCGCTGTAGATGTATTACTAAAACGCCACATGGATAAGTTAAAAACCACCTATAACTGGGGCGGCGGCGTTTTATATCGACGGGCGGGTAAAAAGAAAATACATCCTACTTATGTTCAGTTTCTCATAGACGCCGATCTTCCTGTCGATAAAGTGTATACACTATTAGAAAAAATACCGGCAGCCTCAAGATCAATATTCAACACCACACTGATTAAGGCGCTGATCAATGAATATTGA
- a CDS encoding dihydrodipicolinate synthase family protein, translated as MTYTDVKGVLPVILTPWDENFDIHEDDFARQVDYCYEVGADGIVIGQVSELMRMNSRERQKITDLAVKYGKPQGHVVVSTGAESTKNAIEYSLSAQDSGVDAVLLMHPSTSPLTEQRMLKYYRDVIQQLRIPVIIHHAKSYAKTPMTIRMQADLLHEFGADRIMFKPESSPLPPKHTELQIATDNQARIFEGDGGMMIIDSYFRGLYGAIPATDCVKYVVKIWNYLQAGDRQSAEKLAYPLSYMMCQMMNSIDCYQHLSKHILHRKGLITHPRVREPVDHIPDSVTYKEIDRIISVLDNICE; from the coding sequence ATGACTTACACTGACGTTAAAGGTGTTCTCCCAGTCATATTAACGCCATGGGATGAGAACTTTGATATTCATGAAGATGACTTCGCCAGGCAAGTTGATTATTGTTATGAAGTCGGCGCCGATGGTATCGTTATTGGCCAGGTATCTGAACTAATGCGAATGAATAGCCGCGAACGCCAGAAAATTACAGATCTGGCCGTCAAATACGGAAAACCTCAAGGGCATGTGGTTGTTAGTACCGGAGCGGAAAGTACTAAAAACGCCATTGAGTACTCATTATCTGCTCAGGATTCGGGGGTTGATGCTGTATTGCTCATGCATCCATCCACTTCACCATTAACAGAGCAGAGGATGCTTAAATATTACCGCGATGTCATACAGCAATTGCGTATTCCTGTCATCATTCACCATGCCAAGAGTTATGCCAAAACGCCCATGACCATCAGAATGCAGGCCGATCTTCTACATGAGTTTGGCGCTGACAGAATAATGTTTAAACCTGAATCGTCGCCGCTACCGCCAAAACATACTGAATTACAAATTGCCACCGATAATCAGGCCCGCATCTTCGAAGGTGATGGTGGCATGATGATTATCGACAGCTATTTTCGCGGGCTTTATGGCGCAATTCCCGCTACCGACTGCGTTAAATACGTGGTGAAAATATGGAACTATTTACAGGCTGGCGATAGACAATCTGCGGAAAAATTGGCTTACCCACTTTCTTATATGATGTGCCAGATGATGAATAGCATCGACTGCTACCAGCATCTCTCGAAACATATTTTACACCGCAAAGGTCTTATTACTCATCCGCGCGTTCGCGAGCCGGTCGATCATATACCCGACTCTGTGACCTATAAAGAAATTGACCGCATCATTTCTGTTCTGGATAACATCTGTGAATAA
- a CDS encoding HAD family hydrolase: MNIERFSHIVFDMDGVLIDSNHMKIDAARQVIHFIFPEAADAFADHFRRNFGQTRQAHFSWAYENLLAKEGFSASIINRLVEKYGKIVAENYPGCAVTDGTSALLAQVSRPCYVLTGSDQSEARELLCSHHLDTRFNDILGGPINKSENLDFIINTYGINPAESVLIGDAFHDFEVASHFGFSFILVTQYMPFDNDPLIAKVKSSGGYIVNRLSDLLTDRFKK; encoded by the coding sequence ATGAATATTGAGCGTTTCTCCCATATTGTATTTGATATGGATGGGGTGCTGATTGACAGCAACCACATGAAGATTGACGCTGCCAGACAGGTTATACATTTCATATTCCCGGAAGCGGCCGACGCCTTTGCCGATCATTTTCGGCGGAACTTCGGCCAGACACGGCAAGCCCACTTCAGCTGGGCCTATGAAAACTTGCTGGCAAAAGAGGGTTTTTCAGCGTCTATTATCAATAGATTAGTTGAAAAATATGGCAAAATAGTGGCCGAAAATTATCCCGGCTGCGCGGTAACCGACGGCACCTCCGCCCTGCTGGCCCAGGTTAGCCGCCCTTGCTATGTTCTGACAGGTTCCGATCAGTCCGAAGCCAGAGAGCTTCTGTGCAGTCATCATCTGGATACCCGCTTCAATGATATCCTAGGCGGGCCGATAAATAAGTCTGAAAACCTCGACTTTATTATTAATACCTATGGCATAAATCCGGCTGAGTCGGTGCTTATCGGTGACGCATTTCATGATTTTGAAGTGGCAAGTCATTTTGGGTTTTCTTTTATTCTGGTCACCCAATATATGCCGTTCGATAATGACCCGTTGATTGCCAAAGTGAAATCTTCCGGTGGGTATATCGTTAACAGGTTATCTGATTTACTGACTGACAGGTTTAAAAAATGA
- a CDS encoding L-rhamnose mutarotase, with protein MKSWALTIELRNRKAVEIYREMHLNQIPEIHAGDGALAAIGIKTMQIFFMQPNMLFMYMETNDDFIPSREFTHALTLDPKVKAFDDYVHGELLQRVFMNDGPTEWAVMDKFYQFDSRPDPVQY; from the coding sequence ATGAAAAGTTGGGCGCTTACTATTGAATTACGTAACCGTAAAGCCGTGGAAATCTATCGCGAAATGCATCTGAATCAAATCCCGGAAATTCATGCCGGAGACGGTGCACTGGCGGCGATTGGCATTAAGACTATGCAAATTTTCTTTATGCAACCCAATATGCTGTTTATGTATATGGAAACGAACGATGATTTTATTCCGTCCCGTGAGTTCACCCATGCGCTAACATTAGATCCAAAAGTTAAAGCCTTTGATGACTATGTGCATGGAGAGCTATTACAGCGCGTATTCATGAATGATGGCCCCACTGAATGGGCGGTAATGGATAAATTTTACCAGTTTGATTCCCGACCAGACCCGGTTCAGTATTAA
- a CDS encoding lysine N(6)-hydroxylase/L-ornithine N(5)-oxygenase family protein, which produces MVAEIYDIIGVGFGPSNLALSICIDEHNDKLKSPTPPMKSLFFEKNQVFSWHSGMLIDDATMQISYLKDLVTLRNPNSPFSFLNYLHQKNRLEDFINLKNFYPTRVEYFDYLNWAAQQQQASVRYWHRVDDIKPWTLHDGSTIFEVLVTDLSVGHQSSYLTRNLAVATGIIPRMPDSEHASEFIIHSSRFLPTIESIPSSEKKQFLVVGGGQSAAEIVNHLYERFNNATVTSAFTTFGFKPADDSHFVNRIFDAQSVDMFFNASDSLKNRIMDIHADTNYSVVDGDLIAELYKKIYQEKVNDHARLQLRQLTRLVSAKKVKNQTVAILHNLKTNEIYTEVFDYIILATGYRVPDITELFPSARELMALAEDNSIKLDRSYGANLNCQVVGKIYLPGMSEAQHGLSATLLSLLPIRANEIVRDVANSVRLKTSSVVTEVMNVN; this is translated from the coding sequence ATGGTAGCTGAAATTTATGATATTATCGGTGTTGGATTTGGGCCATCGAATCTCGCACTTTCCATATGTATTGATGAGCACAATGATAAATTAAAATCTCCTACCCCACCAATGAAAAGCTTGTTTTTCGAGAAAAACCAGGTCTTTTCCTGGCATAGTGGCATGTTAATTGATGACGCTACCATGCAAATATCTTATTTAAAGGATTTAGTGACCCTACGTAATCCTAACAGCCCCTTTAGTTTCCTGAATTACCTGCACCAAAAAAACAGGCTTGAAGACTTTATTAATCTGAAAAACTTCTACCCGACACGGGTTGAGTATTTTGATTACCTTAACTGGGCGGCCCAGCAACAGCAGGCAAGCGTCAGATATTGGCACCGGGTTGATGATATTAAACCCTGGACGTTGCATGATGGCAGCACAATTTTCGAAGTTCTGGTCACTGATTTGTCAGTGGGTCACCAGAGTAGCTATCTGACCAGGAACCTGGCAGTCGCAACGGGGATAATCCCCCGCATGCCCGACAGCGAACATGCATCAGAATTTATCATACACAGTTCGCGCTTCCTCCCCACCATTGAAAGTATTCCTTCATCAGAGAAAAAGCAATTTTTAGTCGTTGGCGGCGGGCAAAGTGCGGCTGAAATTGTTAATCATCTGTACGAGCGATTTAACAACGCAACGGTAACGTCTGCTTTCACCACTTTTGGATTTAAGCCGGCAGATGATAGCCACTTTGTAAACAGAATATTTGATGCGCAAAGTGTGGATATGTTTTTCAACGCCTCTGATTCGTTAAAAAACAGAATTATGGACATCCATGCTGATACTAACTATTCCGTAGTTGATGGTGATCTCATCGCCGAATTATACAAAAAAATCTATCAAGAAAAAGTGAATGACCATGCCAGACTTCAACTACGACAACTAACCCGACTGGTCAGCGCTAAGAAAGTTAAAAACCAGACCGTTGCCATTTTGCATAATCTAAAAACCAATGAAATCTACACGGAGGTTTTTGATTATATCATTTTGGCAACCGGATACCGGGTTCCTGATATAACCGAGCTATTTCCTTCCGCGCGTGAACTGATGGCACTGGCTGAAGATAACAGTATTAAACTGGATCGCTCTTACGGGGCAAACCTGAATTGCCAGGTAGTTGGAAAAATCTATTTACCCGGAATGTCGGAAGCTCAACACGGCCTGTCGGCAACGCTGTTGTCTTTACTACCGATAAGAGCCAATGAAATTGTCCGCGATGTTGCGAATTCAGTGCGATTGAAAACCTCTTCTGTTGTCACCGAGGTTATGAATGTCAATTAA
- a CDS encoding class I tRNA ligase family protein, which produces MKITKNASKFSYGLNSSSLQFPVNTTGGMSCSLPPGAQSTFHRHHETELFLITSGKGRVHIEGRESEDVVPEDIIYIDPLHGHTIENTCENEDLKFTALYWDNPNQTQRNDVPKDTLIISTPPTPNGDLHLGHLSGPYLGADIYRRYLTLKGVSARHLTGRDDNQTYVKCIATKEQRPPEEVANDYADKIYQTWAKADIALDFFSSPQTTKNYYSRVNSIIGRLYDRGFIFAKEVDELYDLNTGFSLHEGYIKGVCPHCHSASDGNACEQCGRPNDCADLINPVASLPETRVGTRTTTKLYFRLSALAPQLTELTFRSNMSARARELTQGMLSDGLPDICISHRSDWGISVDIPGFEDQVLYVWFEMAAGYLAADEDLHPQDPFFKNKNCDIIHFYGFDNTYYHTLLFPAIYYALDEEYNVPVNHVINELLYLRGEKFSTSRRHLIWASKLLSKIPVDYVRWGLARSRPEMTNENFSLEPFVDAINDFFVSTLQQHLTTSCRELSLQFQGKVPEPGAWTSQHAAFYQRIRNLARDVEHAYHIDAFSPQTATAKLEEMGILTRKFFNAQSKHETQPMLRDYQRTTFALNFWAIKQFSLLSQPIMLEGSEYILKLLGLNFEGWDSDREDFIANSHTISACDENHFRIISKDIIEHVCQVN; this is translated from the coding sequence ATGAAAATAACTAAAAATGCGTCTAAATTTAGCTATGGATTAAATTCAAGCAGCCTTCAATTTCCTGTCAACACAACGGGCGGCATGTCATGTTCACTACCGCCAGGGGCGCAGTCAACATTTCACCGCCATCATGAAACCGAGCTTTTTTTGATCACCTCTGGTAAAGGACGCGTTCATATTGAAGGGCGCGAATCCGAAGATGTGGTGCCGGAAGATATTATTTATATCGATCCGCTACACGGTCACACTATTGAAAATACCTGCGAGAATGAAGATTTAAAATTTACCGCGCTTTATTGGGATAACCCCAACCAAACACAGCGTAATGATGTGCCAAAAGATACGCTGATCATTTCAACGCCGCCGACGCCAAACGGTGATTTACACCTTGGGCATTTGTCCGGACCATATCTGGGCGCAGATATTTACCGCCGTTACCTGACGCTTAAAGGCGTCTCTGCTCGTCATTTAACAGGGCGGGATGATAACCAGACCTATGTCAAATGCATTGCCACCAAAGAGCAGCGTCCTCCTGAAGAGGTCGCCAATGATTATGCGGATAAAATCTATCAGACTTGGGCCAAAGCAGACATTGCTCTGGACTTTTTCTCAAGTCCGCAAACGACGAAAAATTATTACAGTCGGGTGAACAGCATCATTGGTCGCCTCTATGATCGGGGCTTTATCTTCGCTAAAGAGGTGGACGAACTCTACGATCTGAATACGGGGTTTAGCCTTCATGAGGGCTACATTAAAGGCGTCTGCCCCCACTGTCATAGCGCTTCAGATGGAAATGCCTGTGAGCAGTGCGGCAGACCGAATGACTGTGCCGATCTCATTAACCCAGTGGCCAGCCTCCCTGAAACCCGGGTCGGTACCCGGACGACTACAAAGTTGTATTTCCGCCTGTCCGCCCTTGCCCCCCAACTCACCGAGCTGACTTTCCGCAGTAATATGTCCGCCCGCGCCCGCGAACTGACGCAGGGAATGTTGTCTGACGGTTTACCGGATATTTGTATCTCTCATCGCTCAGACTGGGGCATTTCCGTTGACATCCCCGGATTTGAAGATCAGGTTCTCTATGTCTGGTTCGAAATGGCGGCAGGCTATCTGGCGGCTGATGAAGATTTACATCCTCAGGATCCGTTTTTCAAAAATAAGAACTGCGACATCATTCATTTCTATGGTTTTGATAACACCTACTATCACACATTATTATTCCCGGCCATCTACTATGCGTTGGATGAAGAATATAATGTCCCAGTTAATCATGTTATTAATGAACTGCTTTATTTGCGTGGCGAAAAGTTTTCTACCAGCCGCCGTCACTTGATCTGGGCCTCAAAACTGCTGAGTAAAATACCGGTTGACTATGTCCGATGGGGGCTAGCCCGCTCGCGCCCCGAAATGACCAACGAAAACTTCAGCCTCGAACCTTTTGTTGACGCCATTAACGACTTTTTTGTCAGCACGCTGCAGCAACATTTGACGACCAGTTGCCGTGAACTGAGCCTGCAATTTCAGGGAAAGGTGCCTGAGCCGGGTGCATGGACATCGCAACACGCCGCCTTCTATCAGCGGATCAGAAATTTAGCCCGTGACGTGGAACATGCCTATCACATTGATGCTTTCTCGCCGCAAACGGCAACGGCCAAGCTTGAGGAAATGGGGATTTTAACGCGGAAATTTTTTAATGCGCAGTCAAAACATGAAACCCAACCGATGCTGCGGGATTATCAGCGCACCACTTTCGCCCTTAATTTTTGGGCCATAAAGCAATTTTCCCTACTTTCCCAACCCATTATGCTGGAGGGAAGTGAGTATATCCTCAAGCTGCTTGGCCTGAATTTTGAAGGTTGGGATAGCGATCGGGAAGATTTTATTGCAAATTCTCACACCATATCAGCGTGCGATGAAAACCATTTCAGAATCATCTCAAAAGATATTATTGAACATGTTTGCCAGGTTAATTAA